The proteins below are encoded in one region of Populus alba chromosome 2, ASM523922v2, whole genome shotgun sequence:
- the LOC118042303 gene encoding uncharacterized protein, with amino-acid sequence MASIVSNKPMFTLMSVADAATWYCALVLLALILLTSLREASPTYDDDRHHDVVVEDNQVFYRPCDEIYVVKEGETLHTISDKCDDPFIVEENPHIHDPDDVFPGLVIKITPSRSRKLLR; translated from the coding sequence ATGGCTTCCATAGTCTCAAACAAGCCTATGTTTACATTGATGTCCGTAGCTGATGCAGCTACATGGTACTGTGCCCTTGTTCTTCTTGCTCTGATATTGCTTACTTCTTTAAGAGAGGCATCTCCCACATACGATGATGATCGTCACCATGATGTTGTCGTCGAAGACAATCAAGTATTTTACCGGCCGTGCGATGAAATATATGTTGTGAAAGAAGGAGAAACCCTTCACACCATCAGTGATAAGTGCGATGACCCTTTTATAGTGGAGGAGAATCCTCATATTCATGATCCTGATGATGTTTTTCCTGGTCTTGTTATCAAGATTACTCCTTCAAGGTCTAGGAAATTATTGCGGTAG
- the LOC118042304 gene encoding uncharacterized protein, with translation MGSLCNSYSNTDYNHRNHFSIERRPKMLKEFLIDDSYSCSSRGFKSFSRKPCDSTMKTLIEIDIYNPSNNIASFKLLKSRSKAAASTTISAFQAMMNAVKNVHFIAVKSPSLLPRSLSRRLSKKKCQNKESEVKMTITVKDIIRWKSFRDIVEDKAPPSDLPPSPHHCTTTTTRSTSTTPRSGSSWCDSDFNSDYLPSWNGNFDECVENEAGAGKKLLPCVGEDSLQATTEARTYTKVGPEEDEEERQHSPVSVIEFHFEEDEESSSSFHQSLATLDRTREKIMEKIRRSESVAKLVPVNLDKWMSMDENVSSGEDDGDDEDSDDLEGIRETNMIKDEEEEEINKVEEKAWKLLNNVKETGVECCNDNVDLLLNFFRDELATRRYETRKNGIDVELLNKAKAWINGEDSLWVGWVIVNKREDYVREMDREGRWKTFEEEQQELALEIENGVLRLLVDDLLLDLISC, from the exons ATGGGTTCTCTCTGTAATTCATATTCAAACACAGATTATAATCATAGAAACCATTTTTCAATAGAGCGCAGGCCTAAGATGCTCAAAGAGTTTCTCATAGATGATTCATATTCATGTTCCTCAAGGGGGTTcaaatcattttcaagaaaACCCTGCGATTCCACCATGAAAACCCTTATCgaaattgatatttataatcCTAGCAACAATATTGCAAGTTTCAAGCTGCTTAAAAGTCGTTCAAAAGCAGCAGCCTCAACAACAATCTCAGCTTTTCAAGCCATGATGAACGCCGTCAAGAACGTGCATTTCATTGCCGTTAAGTCTCCCTCACTTTTACCAAGGAGTCTCTCCCGGAGACTATCAAAAAAGAAGTGTCAAAACAAGGAGAGTGAAGTCAAAATGACAATCACGGTAAAAGACATTATACGGTGGAAATCGTTTCGGGACATTGTCGAAGACAAAGCTCCACCATCGGATTTGCCGCCATCACCCCATCATTGCACCACTACCACAACCAGGTCCACTTCTACCACCCCACGTAGCGGGTCAAGTTGGTGCGATAGTGATTTCAACTCGGATTATTTGCCTTCTTGGAACGGTAATTTTGACGAGTGTGTTGAAAATGAGGCAGGAGCGGGTAAGAAATTGTTACCATGTGTCGGCGAGGATTCTTTGCAGGCGACAACAGAGGCAAGAACATATACAAAAGTGGGTCCCGAG GAGGACGAGGAGGAACGACAGCATAGTCCTGTTTCAGTAATTGAGTTCCattttgaagaagatgaagagtcAAGCTCGTCTTTTCATCAAAGCCTTGCCACTTTGGATA GGACTAGAGAAAAGATTATGGAAAAGATCCGAAGATCTGAGAGTGTAGCCAAACTGGTCCCTGTCAACCTCGATAAATGGATGTCAATGGACGAAAACGTTAGCTCTGGAGAAGATGATGGCGATGACGAAGACAGCGATGATCTTGAAGGAATTAGAGAAACAAATATGATCAAGGacgaagaagaggaagaaattaacaAAGTCGAAGAAAAGGCATGGAAGCTACTGAACAATGTCAAAGAAACTGGTGTGGAATGCTGCAATGACAACGTGGACCTACTATTGAACTTCTTTAGAGATGAATTGGCAACAAGGAGATATGAGACTAGAAAAAATGGGATTGATGTGGAACTACTGAACAAAGCAAAAGCTTGGATAAATGGGGAAGACAGCTTATGGGTTGGATGGGTGATAGTGAATAAAAGGGAGGATTATGTTAGAGAAATGGACAGGGAAGGCAGATGGAAAACGTTTGAGGAAGAACAACAAGAGCTTGCTTTGGAAATTGAGAATGGCGTGCTTCGTCTTTTGGTTGATGACTTGCTGCTTGATCTCATCTCTTGCTGA